In the Quercus lobata isolate SW786 chromosome 5, ValleyOak3.0 Primary Assembly, whole genome shotgun sequence genome, one interval contains:
- the LOC115991925 gene encoding CASP-like protein 1B2, with protein MALETERKTEAIFISTPAQKQKDRILLLLRLVAFLATASATIVMALNKQTNTLVVATVGNNPIKASLTAKFQHTPAFVFFVVANVMASFHNLLILLLEIVGHKIDYKGLRLAIIAILDMLIVVLAAAGDGAALFMAELGKNGNSHARWNKICDKFQTFCDHGSGALIASFIGLILLLIINIISIAKLFNPKSYNTI; from the exons ATGGCACTAGAAACTGAACGTAAAACAGAGGCTATCTTCATCTCTACTCCTGCACAGAAACAAAAGGATAGGATCCTTTTGTTGCTGAGGTTGGTTGCATTTTTGGCCACAGCATCAGCAACTATTGTGATGGCACTTAACAAACAGACCAATACCTTGGTGGTCGCCACAGTCGGCAACAACCCAATAAAAGCTTCTCTTACTGCCAAGTTTCAACACACCCCAGCATTTGT GTTCTTTGTGGTAGCCAACGTCATGGCCAGTTTCCATAATTTGTTGATATTATTGTTGGAAATTGTTGGGCACAAGATTGACTACAAGGGATTGCGCCTTGCCATCATCGCCATTTTGGACatg TTGATTGTGGTTCTGGCAGCGGCTGGGGATGGAGCAGCACTGTTCATGGCAGAGCTAGGGAAGAATGGTAATTCACATGCAAGGTGGAACAAAATCTGTGACAAGTTCCAAACCTTTTGTGACCATGGCAGTGGAGCTCTCATTGCTTCCTTCATTGGCCTCATTCTTCTCTTGATCATCAATATCATCTCTATTGCCAAATTGTTCAACCCAAAATCCTACAATACCATTTAA
- the LOC115990335 gene encoding lysine-specific demethylase JMJ18-like — translation MAQFNFAAESHIKQISARWDPAGACRPLIDEAPVFYPSLEEFEDTLGYIAKIRPKAEPYGICRIVPPSSWIPPCPLKEKDKWELAKFSTRTQHVDLLQNREPMRKKNRSRKRKRRKHSRIGTTRRHANCNSEASETDEKFGFHSGPDLTLRDFQKHADYFKESYFGMKNAEDLNFVETVKQKGWEPSVDDIEGEYWRIVEQPTDEVEVIYGADLETGPFGSGFPKASSMVNESGLDKYATSGWNLNNLPRLPGSVLCFEGSDISGVLVPWLYVGMCFSSFCWHVEDHHLYSLNYLHWGDPKVWYGVPGSHATTLEDAMRKHLPDLFEEQPNLLNELVTQLSPSVLKSESVPVHRAVQRSGEFVLTFPRAYHSGFNCGFNCAEAVNVAPVDWLVHGQNAVELYSEQRRMTSISHDKLLIGSALEAVKALWEISVLGKETPRNLRWKSFCGKDGVLTKVFKTRVRMEEERIDGLPRHLKLQKMERDFDLEKERECLSCFYDLHLSAAGCKCSPDQFSCLKHANHFCSCEVGDRFVLIRYTINELNTLVAALEGGVDSIKVWVSGGSGLVSASDKVACVAKLDMESDTCGTKYLDQMENSSCCQGTEEKLNINVPCSSYSHVSSEVIQSESQHGSFSLGASHISTESHNAIVNDETLVRNKKGKLGQDCCIDFNLNVMCDEHKSGLRLISDSFNCKGITNVEETFIPNCEQENVHSSDTEREPCLMQQDSDHNLSVSLSPVLSNKDFPSCSRDVEHTFLRDSNKLFGFDLLFSSPRFKVPSDSSLKSEFADTLDVKITTKDQSFPIQKLDPCVELINLGTVTFGKLWCSKQAIFPKGFRSRVKFFSVVNPTKVGSYISEVVDAGLLGPLFKVTLEESPSETYTNVSAKLCWEMVLQRLNQEIISRSSLGEQGLPPLQSVNGLDMFGFHSQSIIKAIEVLDPNHQCMEYWNHRHIRPLTTDNIGDVNKYSFELSCSIGDTEEKDFGISLTKHDPDNPSEGPGNNSIDEGVHLVLRGLLKKASPEELRIMHRIFCSESQSSKWRVAFTSLIEEIQKSCT, via the exons ATGGCACAGTTCAATTTTGCAGCAGAATCTCATATCAAACAG ATATCAGCCAGATGGGATCCAGCTGGAGCATGCAGGCCTCTCATCGATGAAGCACCTGTATTTTATCCTTCTCTTGAG GAATTTGAAGATACACTTGGTTACATAGCAAAGATACGTCCGAAGGCAGAACCATATGGCATATGTCGGATTGTTCCTCCATCTTCCTGGATTCCACCCTGCCCTCTTAAAGAGAAAGATAAATGGGAACTTGCTAAATTTTCTACACGTACACAGCATGTTGACTTGCTTCAAAATAGGGAGCCcatgagaaagaaaaacagaagCCGGAAGCGAAAACGAAGGAAGCACTCTAGAATTGGAACAACCAGGAGACATGCCAATTGTAATTCTGAAGCTTCAGAGACTGATGAGAAGTTTGGGTTTCATTCTGGACCAGACCTCACACTTCGAGATTTTCAGAAACACGCTGATTATTTTAAGGAGTCCTACTTTGGAATGAAGAATGCTGAGGACCTAAACTTTGTTGAAACTGTAAAGCAAAAAGGATGGGAACCCTCTGTGGACGATATTGAAGGTGAATACTGGCGGATAGTTGAGCAACCCACAGATGAAGTTGAG GTAATATATGGAGCTGACTTAGAAACAGGACCATTTGGAAGTGGATTTCCTAAGGCATCTTCCATGGTAAATGAAAGTGGTTTGGATAAGTATGCGACGTCAGGTTGGAATCTAAACAACTTACCACGCCTGCCAGGTTCTGTACTATGTTTTGAAGGAAGTGATATCTCGGGAGTTCTAGTACCATGGCTCTATGTTGGGATgtgcttttcttctttctgttGG CATGTTGAGGACCACCACCTCTATTCACTGAACTATCTACATTGGGGTGATCCTAAAGTATGGTATGGAGTACCTGGAAGCCATGCGACCACTTTGGAAGATGCAATGAGAAAGCATTTACCCGATTTATTTGAAGAACAACCAAATTTACTTAACGAACTG GTCACTCAGCTATCTCCTTCTGTTCTAAAATCTGAGTCTGTACCAGTACATCGAGCTGTCCAGAGGTCTGGGGAATTTGTTCTTACCTTTCCAAGGGCGTATCACTCTGGATTTAATTGTGGCTTCAACTGTGCCGAGGCTGTGAATGTGGCCCCCGTTGATTGGTTGGTACATGGCCAAAATGCAGTGGAGCTTTATAGTGAGCAGCGTCGCATGACATCAATTTCTCATGACAAATTGTTAATAGGGTCTGCTCTGGAAGCTGTAAAGGCCCTTTGGGAGATATCTGTTCTTGGAAAGGAAACTCCAAGAAATTTGCGATGGAAAAGTTTTTGTGGTAAAGATGGAGTACTTACCAAGGTATTTAAG ACAAGAGTACGGATGGAAGAGGAACGAATAGATGGCCTTCCAAGGCATTTGAAGTTGCAAAAGATGGAAAGGGACTTTGAtttggaaaaagagagagagtgtttaTCTTGCTTCTATGACTTACACCTATCTGCTGCTGGCTGCAAGTGCTCCCCTGATCAATTTTCATGTCTTAAACATGCAAACCATTTTTGTTCATGTGAAGTGGGCGATAGATTTGTTCTTATCCGCTACACTATAAATGAGCTAAATACCTTGGTTGCAGCACTGGAAGGAGGAGTGGATTCAATCAAAGTATGGGTATCAGGGGGCTCTGGTTTGGTTTCTGCTAGTGATAAGGTTGCTTGTGTAGCTAAGCTAGATATGGAAAGTGATACATGTGGAACCAAGTATCTTGATCAAATGGAAAATTCATCTTGTTGCCAAGGAACTGAGGAGAAGTTGAACATAAATGTGCCCTGCAGTTCATATAGCCATGTTTCTTCCGAAGTTATCCAGTCAGAGTCCCAGCATGGATCATTTAGTTTAGGCGCATCTCACATCAGTACAGAAAGTCATAATGCTATCGTTAATGATGAAACTTTAGTCAGGAACAAGAAAGGTAAGTTGGGGCAGGACTGCTGTATTGATTTTAATCTCAATGTTATGTGTGATGAGCATAAAAGTGGGCTGCGACTTATATCTGATAGCTTTAATTGCAAGGGTATCACAAATGTGGAGGAGACATTTATACCAAACTGTGAACAAGAAAATGTTCATAGTTCAGATACAGAAAGGGAACCATGTTTAATGCAACAAGATAGTGACCATAATTTATCTGTCTCACTTTCACCTGTCCTTTCAAATAAAGATTTTCCTTCATGTTCGAGAGATGTTGAGCATACCTTTCTAAGAGACAGTAACAAGTTGTTTGGGTTTGATCTTTTGTTTTCAAGTCCCCGTTTTAAAGTGCCATCGGACAGCTCATTGAAATCAGAATTTGCGGATACCTTGGATGTAAAGATAACCACGAAGGACCAAAGCTTTCCAATACAAAAGTTGGATCCTTGTGTCGAACTTATAAATTTGGGGACTGTCACGTTTGGAAAGCTTTGGTGCAGTAAGCAGGCCATATTTCCGAAAG GATTTCGAAGTCGTGTCAAGTTCTTTAGTGTGGTGAATCCAACAAAAGTTGGTAGTTACATATCAGAAGTTGTTGATGCTGGCCTTCTTGGGCCTCTGTTTAAG GTTACTTTAGAAGAATCTCCAAGTGAGACTTACACAAATGTCTCAGCAAAGCTGTGCTGGGAAATGGTGCTACAGAGACTAAACCAAGAAATCATTAGTCGGAGCAGTCTAGGAGAACAAGGACTGCCTCCTTTGCAAAGTGTTAATGGGCTTGACATGTTTGGGTTTCACTCTCAGTCCATTATTAAG GCTATTGAGGTTCTTGATCCCAATCATCAATGCATGGAGTACTGGAATCACAGGCACATTAGACCTTTAACTACGGACAATATTGGCGATGTCAATAAATACTCTTTCGAATTGAGTTGCTCTATAGGAGACACAGAAGAAAAGGATTTTGGTATCAGTTTAACAAAGCATGACCCTGATAATCCATCTGAAGGACCGGGTAATAATTCAATTGATGAAGGCGTACATTTGGTACTTCGAGGACTGTTAAAGAAGGCAAGTCCAGAAGAGTTGAGAATAATGCATAGGATTTTCTGCAGTGAGTCACAAAGTTCTAAATGGAGAGTGGCATTCACATCATTGATAGAGGAGATCCAGAAATCCTGTACATAa
- the LOC115990918 gene encoding formin-like protein 14, protein MANHLSLLLSILLLTITIASPTPSPNTTHSPPPSAPPPPLPSSPPPSPSPSPPPSSPSPPPPSPPPPPTPSPPPPSPPPPRQHPPSLPPLSQSPPPPPPSSPSQPQSSQEINDIIEALIGTSDFTNWENIISMINPLTLPISATLFIPQDQDGSLNMNTNVDPFLLPYHIVPQRLSFSDLLLFNTNTRLPTLLPDKTILITNTSATNFTLNDSPITRPDVYATNDVTVHGIAALLEYSIYGDHDTDGLGLSLPKPPPQQPQLPVSPADHGSTIPHADAARLSLCSEFPIVFFLIVCAGLL, encoded by the coding sequence ATGGCCAACCAcctttctctccttctctctatTCTACTACTCACCATCACCATAGCCTCACCAACCCCATCTCCAAACACCACCCACTCTCCACCACCAtcagcaccaccaccaccactcccATCGTCACCGCCACCATCTCCATCCCCATCTCCTCCTCCATCATCTCCATCACCACCACCCCcatctcctccaccaccaccaactcCATCCCCACCTCCCCCATCTCCTCCACCCCCACGACAACACCCTCCATCTTTACCACCACTATCTCAATCACCACCTCCACCGCCACCATCATCGCCATCACAACCACAATCCTCCCAAGAAATAAACGACATAATCGAGGCACTAATAGGCACAAGTGATTTCACCAACTGGGAAAATATTATCTCAATGATCAACCCATTAACACTCCCAATCAGCGCAACTCTCTTCATTCCACAAGACCAAGACGGTTCTCTCAACATGAACACAAACGTGGACCCTTTTCTCTTACCTTACCACATAGTCCCTCAACGCCTCTCTTTCTCTGACCTCCTCCTCTTCAACACCAACACTCGCCTCCCAACTCTCTTACCAGACAAAACTATCCTCATCACCAACACCTCTGCCACCAATTTCACCCTCAACGACTCTCCCATCACTCGACCCGATGTCTACGCCACCAATGACGTCACAGTCCACGGCATTGCAGCCCTTCTTGAGTACTCCATTTACGGCGATCATGACACCGATGGGCTCGGGTTATCATTGCCCAAACCTCCACCCCAGCAGCCACAGCTGCCAGTTTCACCTGCAGATCATGGCTCAACAATACCACATGCTGATGCAGCGCGCTTGTCCTTGTGCAGTGAGTTTCCGattgtcttcttcttgattGTTTGCGCCGGTTTGCTATAG
- the LOC115990919 gene encoding FAS1 domain-containing protein SELMODRAFT_448915-like translates to MGSRITLRPRPPPSSPSQPQSSQEINNIIEALIGASDFTNWANIISMINPLTLPISATLFIPQDQDSSLNMNTNMDPLLLPYHIVLQRLSFSDLFNTNTRLPTLLPDKTILITNTSATNFTLNDSPITQPDVYTTNAVTVHGIAVLLDYSIYGDHDTDGLGLSLPKPPPQQPQLQVSPADHGSTIPHPVISLHLVSMPYGAYSPIYIQINQLLLFSLILMGLMVR, encoded by the coding sequence ACCAAgaccaccaccatcatcaccCTCACAACCACAATCCTcccaagaaataaacaacaTAATCGAGGCACTAATAGGCGCAAGTGATTTCACCAACTGGGCAAATATTATCTCAATGATCAACCCACTAACACTCCCAATCAGCGCAACTCTCTTCATTCCACAAGACCAAGACAGTTCTCTCAACATGAACACAAACATGGACCCTTTGCTCTTACCTTACCACATAGTCCTTCAACGCCTCTCTTTCTCTGACCTCTTCAACACCAACACTCGCCTCCCAACTCTCTTACCAGACAAAACTATCCTCATCACCAACACCTCTGCCACCAATTTCACCCTCAACGACTCTCCCATCACTCAACCCGATGTCTACACCACCAATGCCGTCACAGTCCACGGCATTGCAGTCCTTCTTGATTACTCCATTTACGGCGATCATGACACTGATGGGCTCGGGTTATCATTGCCCAAACCTCCACCCCAGCAGCCACAGCTGCAAGTTTCACCTGCAGATCATGGCTCAACAATACCACATCCTGTAATTTCACTTCATTTGGTTTCAATGCCATATGGAGCCTACTCTCCGATCTATATTCAGATTAATCAACTGCTACTTTTTTCTCTCATACTAATGGGGTTGATGGTGAGGTAA